In Bradyrhizobium guangxiense, the genomic window CTTTGATAGCGGTGGCTGCGCCGTGGTTCGGATCAAGATCGTTATTCGGTTCCGTGCCGTGCTTCAAGCGGCGGTCGGTTGAGACTTGGGGAGCGAGTGGCTAAAAGCCCGAGAGAAACTAACCGGCCGCTGGGCTGTTTCAAGCGCCAGGCACAACTGGGCAGCCTATCAAGATTACTGCCGGCTGAATGGCCGTGTGAGAGCGCAAACTTTGGTAGCTCCTCTGCTGGAGTAGCCGATCTGGAAGCGCAAAAGAGCCGATGTCGCCCTGCGCGGTGGCAGGTTTTGCTAGGCTACGTCGGATCAACAAACCGGACCGATGATCGTGACAGCGACGATATCGCGGGCCGTGCCGAGCCTGGAAGGACACGAACCGACGTCACGAACGTCGCACGTAGAAGGCGCCCCAGCCAAGGCCGAGCGTCACGGCTATGGCCGAGCCCAACAACACGCCCAATTTTGCTGCCCTTAAAAAACCTTCACTGGAGAAGGCCAGCATCGAGATGAAGATGGACATGGTGAAGCCGATGCCCGCTAGCAGTCCGACGAGAAAGACGCCGCCCCAAGAAACCCCGGGAGCAAGGCAGCAGAACCCCGATCGTACGGCGATCCAGGCCGCTCCGAAAATGCCAAGCGGCTTTCCCACTATCAAAGCAAGTGCGGTGCCCATCGTCACCAGCAGGCCGGCAGCGGGTAGATCCGCGCCCTTTATGCTGACCCCCGAATTCGCCAGCGCAAACATTGGCATCACTCCGTAAGCTACCCACGGATGAAGTACCATCTGCACGCGCGACGCGGGCGGCAAAATCTCACGGTGAGCTATGCGAAGGTCGCGCAACGGCTGCTGCAACAAATGCAGATCTCCTGTTTTCATCGCATCGCCAGTTTTCAACTGTCCGAGCGCTTGCGACGCCACCTCCAGCGGAGGTTCTCGCATCGCTATGGGGCGAGCCGGAGTCATCAACCCGAGCACCACTCCAGCAAGTGTTGGGTGGACCCCGGCAACGAACAATCCGACCCAAACCAACAAACCTGGCACCACATATGGCGATGCCGCACCGATCCCCATCCGCTGGAATCCCAAGACCCCGAGAACGCCAACGGCTGCGATAGCAAGGCCGCCTAATTGCAGAGTTTCGGTGTAAAAGACGGCGATGATCAAAATCGCAATGATGTCGTCGATGATCGCTAGAGCGAGTAGGAACACTCGCACATTGACCGGGATTCTTCGTCCAAGCAGGGCGAGGACGCCAACAGCAAAGGCGATGTCCGTCGCGGTCGGCACGGCCCAGCCGTGTCCCCGAGCAGCATCATTGTTGAGGCTTAGATAGATAAGCGCGGGAACGAGGACGCCACCGGCCGAAGCAATCAGCGGCAGAACGGCCTGGTCAAAGCGGCTCAGTGCGCCCTCATGAACCTCCCGCCGAATCTCCATGCCCACAACAAGGAAGAAGACGGTCATCAATGCGTCATTCACCCAGAAATGCAGCGACTGGGAAAAGACGTACTCACCAAGGCCAATGGTGACAGGGAGAGTCCAAAAGAGGTGGTAACTCGGGGCCGCGGTCGAATTCGCCCAGATCAAGGCCGCGGCTGCTGCAACGAGAAGCACCGCGCCGCTTACTGCCTCAATATGCAGAAATCGGTTAAGTGTGTTCGCAGCCTGTTCTGCCAATCGCTGAGCTGTCGGAAGATCGCCGAATTTAGGATCGTGGTTCATAGGCGCAGATCGTCCGCGTGGCGGCCCGACCATCGCGTTACCTGACGCCGCCCCAATGCAGCGAACACCCATGCGTCCCTATACAGGGTAATGGTGGCAATTCAACGTCGGGACGAGACCCTGGAACAAGGGCCAGCGGCAGATGGCTGTAAACTGCCGAGGGTCTTCATTTTGACTGTGCTCTAGATGCCTTGGCTGGCTCAGTGGCGCGCGACAATTCGCCGGCCAATTTTCGATAGGCTTCCATAGCCGTCAGCTTCAGGTCGCGCGAGAGTCGAATGGCAGATAGCAGGCAGAATTGGCGATGATTGCTCTGTGCCGGCTCCGGCAAACGGAAACGATCAACAAAATCGACCAAGTGTAGGTTGATGGCCGCTATCTCTCCTTCAACGAGCTCGATTTGCCGGTTGAGCACGGCCACAGCTTCACTGGGCGGAAGCAACCGCAATGCCGCCATCTTTACGCTGAACTCGTCCCGGACAGGCACATGGGTCGGACCTTTTCTCGCCCACTCCTTGAGAGCTTCGAGGCCGCGCTCCGTAACCTCGTAGACCTTCTTGTCCGGTTTGCTTTCCTGCGCAATGTCCTCGAACGTGACATAGCCGTGTTCCGCTAGCAGCTGCAGCGTCGGATAGACTTGGCTGTGCTTGGCCTCCCACATGTAATTGCGCGGGGGGCCCATCAATTGAGTCAGCTCATAACCGGTATGAGGATGGTGGGCCAAGCTCGTCAGAATGACATAACCAAGCGTCGGAATTGCTGGAGGAGTTGCCGCAGGGGCCTTCCGTTTTACGGTCGTCTTCTTCTTCGCCATCGCTAGTTCCAAGCTCGCCTAATCTCCAAGCACAATCACGCTCTTACGGAGCATTCAGTGACCTTGCCCTGACCCTGCATAGTCTGGAGGGCGAGCTTTTACCATCGGCAACATTTGACATATGCACATTCGCCTGTTACTCACATATGTAATATATGACATATGGAGGAAATCGATGCTTCCCGGCGTCGAATGCCCACTAAGCCCCGTTGCGCAGCCGGCGTTCGGGTTATTGCGAGGGCCTCTGAAGAATGAGTGGCATGCCCGCAGAGGGACGTTCCGGAGAGCAGCGCGCCCGGCCAATTCTCAAAAATGCAGGGCAGGGGCATGCCTCTTGGAAAGCCTCGGTCGCTGCCGAAACACCACCTCTAGCGCCGCAGCCCATTGACCGGTGCGGCCAGACGGTCTCCGGCGAGCAGTTCAATTCAGGAGGAATGTCCGTGGAAACGATCGATACGCCCGTCTTGATAGTCGGCGGAGGGCCGGTCGGCTTGTCGCTTGCAATCGATCTCGGTTGGCGCGGTGTCGAAGCGCTGCTCATAGAGCAGGAGCGGCCGACGGCCCGGATGGTTCATCCTCGCATGGACAATGTCGGCATTCGCACTATGGAATTCTGCCGACGCTGGGGAATTGTCGAGGCCATCGAAATGGCCGGGTTTCCTCGCGATCTGCCGGTCAGCATCGTCTATGCGACGGGGGTCCTCGGCCACGAACTGGCGCGCGATGTCTACCCTGATAAAGCGCACGCGGTCCCGCCACCGTTTAGCCCGCAAAAGCACGAGCTATGCCCTCAAAATTTTTTCGACCCCGTACTCCAGAACGCAGCTTCGAGCTACTCGACCAACCAGTTGCTGTATCAGCACCGCCTAGAGGAATTCGAGGACAAGGGCGACCACGTCATCGCTCACGTGCGCCCGCTGCTTGGTGGCGAACCACTATGCGTGCGTGCGCAGTACCTTGCCGCCTGCGATGGGGCAAGCAGCACAGTCGCACAGCGACTCTCGCTTGGTCCGACAAACAGCAAGGTATTGAGTTGTAGCACGAACATCTTCGTTCGGTGTCCGGCTCTGGCGCAGAAGACGCTCGCCCAACGGGCGTATCGGTACGTGTTAGTCGGGCCTGAGGGGGTTTGGGGAAGCTTCGTCAATATAGACGGGCGCGATACCTGGCGGCTTCAACTGCTCGGCGACGAGACCTGGCCCAATTGGAGCGAGGCGCAGATCAACACTTTTGTGCGACGAGGAATCGGAGCCGATGTTGACTACGAGGTGCTCTCTTGGTTGCCGTGGTCCCGTCGTGAGATCACTGCGCCGAAGTTCAGCTCCGGGCGCTGCTTCCTCGTCGGCGATTCGGCCCATCAGCTCTCTCCGACCGGCGGATACGGCATGAATACGGGCATTGCCGAGGCGGTTGATCTGTCATGGAAGATCGCAGCTGTGTTGGAGGGGTGGGGCGGCCCCACACTCCTGGAAAGCTACGACACAGAGCGGCGCCCGATCGCCATGCGCAACGTGTCGCAGGCGTCCGCGAACCTAGCCGCGATGCGCTCGGTTCCTCCAGAGCCGATGCTGCTCGACCAAGGCCCTGCGGGCGAGACGGCGCGGCGCGCAACAGGAGCCTATACCCAGCAGGCCATGCAGCGGGAATGGAGGTCGTTCGGAATTCATCTTGGGGCGGTCTATCGCAATTCGCCGATCGTCGTCGCTGAATCGTTCGAACGAGCCGAGCCCGATGTCGCGAACTTCGTGCAAGTAGCCGAGGCCGGCGGCCGCGCACCTCATGTTTGGCTCTCGCCGGGCCACTCCACGTTAGACTTATTCGGTCGTGGGTTCGTGCTGCTGGAGTTCGCATCGGAGGTGGGTGCTGCTGTGGGCGGTCTGACCCGTGCGGCGCACGCGGTTGGGCTGCCAATCCGTCATCAGCTCATCCCGGAGCCAAACACCATCGCCGTCTACGGGCGCCGCTACGCTTTGGTCCGCCCGGACGGACACATCAGCTGGATTGGGGACGCTATTCCTGAAGAGCCGGCGCGGCTCATTGATCGCATCCGCGGCGCGGGCGGCGTGCAGGGCACGTCGGCATTAAGAACGCTTCCCTTGAGCATGGGCAGCGTGGCCTCATGAGTCTGACCGGCAAAACCCTGTTCATTACCGGCGCAAGCCGAGGCATTGGGCTCGCCATTGCGCTGCGAGCCGCGCAAGACGGCGCCAACGTTGCAATTGCAGCCAAGACTGTCGAGGCGCACCGGCATCTTCCCGGCACGATCTATTCTGCCGCCGAAGCCATCGAGCGAGCTGGGGGCAGGGCGTTGCCGCTGGCCGTCGACGTCCGTGATGAATCCTCCGTCGAGGCCGGCGTTGCCCAAGCGGCAAAGACGTTCGGCGGCATCGACATTTGCATCAATAATGCATCAGCGATCCATCTGGCCGGCACCCTACAAACGGATATCCGGCGCTTCGACTTGATGGCTCAAGTCAACGCACGCGGGACCTTCATCACTACCAAGGCATGCCTTCCGCACCTGATGAAGGCAGCTAATCCGCATGTCTTGATGATATCTCCGCCGCTTGACATGACGCCCAAGTGGTTCGCGCCGCACACCGCCTACACCATGGCGAAGTTCGGCATGAGCATGTGCGTGCTCGGCATGAGCGCGGAATTTGCCGATCGCGGTATTGCTGTCAATGCTCTCTGGCCCCGAACCGCCATTGCGACGGCTGCCATCCAATTTGCATTGCTCGGAGAGAACGGAATGCGTCATTGCCGCAAGCCGGAGAGCATGGCCGACGCAGCCCATGCCATCCTCTCAAAGCCTGCGCGCGCCTTCACGGGCAACTTTCTGATTGACGACACGGTGCTCTATGACGAGGGGGTGCGCGAGTTTACGCATTATAGCGTGGATCCGGCGCTGCCTTTGATGGGAGACATGTTCGTTCCGGGCGACTTGCCGGCCCCACCCGGCGTGCAGATCAGCTCCGCTATCGATACCGCACGGAGCTAATGCCGGCGTGCCGGAAAGTCTTTTGCGCCAGCGCATCCAATGGAGTTGCGAATGAGTAATTCCTCTATCTCGCTCGATGATCGTTATTCCAAGCGCGGCGGAACAGTTCTCCTCGGCGGAGTGCAGGCGCTCGTCCGCCTGATGCTATTACAGGCCGAGCGAGATCGGATGAATGGCTTGTCGAGCGCGGGTTTCGTCAGCGGTTATCGGGGTTCACCCCTTGGTACGCTCGATGCCGCGTTTGCCTCTGCGAAGCGGCTAACGAGCGACCAAAAGATTGTGGTGCAGCCGGCGGTCAATGAAGAACTCGCGGCCACCGCCGTGGCCGGTACGCAGCAGATCCATCAATCACCCGGCGCCCGGGTCGATGGTGTTTTTGCGTTGTGGTACGGCAAGGGCCCTGGACTGGATCGCGCGGCGGACGCGATTAGGCACGGCAACTCGCAAGGTTCTTCGCCGAACGGCGGGGGGGTCGTCGCCGTGGGTGACGATCATCTGGCAAAATCCTCAACGGTCGCCTGCTACAGCGACGAGACTGTCGCCAGTCTCCTCCTCCCGCTGCTCTACCCGGCTGATCCCGGCGAGATCGTCAGCTATGGACTCCACGGCTTTGCCATGTCGCGGCTGACGGGATCTTGGGTTGCGCTAAAAGTGCTGACGGAAGTGGCCGACAGTACACGCACCGTGCCGGCCGCAGAATTAGGTAATTTGCCCGTTCGGCCCGACGTCACTGTGCCGGACATTGGCCTGCATAACCGCTGGCCTGACTTGCCGCTCGATCAGGAACGGCGGCAGCATGAATTCCGTTTGCCGGCTGCGCTTGCTTATGTCCGGGCAAACGGTCTCGATCGCGTCGCGGTGAGGCCTAAGGACGCGCGGGTCGGTTTCGTCGCGGCCGGCAAATCTTGGAATGATTTGCGCGAAGCACTCGACCTGCTGGGCCTTCACGATTCACGGCTGATCGAGCTCGGGCTGGCTCTCTACAAGCCGGCGATGATCTGGCCGCTAGAGCCTCAGGGCCTCACAGCCTTTGCCGAAGGCCTGCAGGAGCTCGTCATCGTGGAGGAGAAGGCGCCGCTGATCGAGCGCCAAGTAAAGTCTATACTCTACGGCCGGTCACAGGCTCCCTCGGTTTGGGGCAAATGTGGACCGGAGCAACACCCGATGTTTTCTGCAACGGGCGATCTAACGCCCGAGCAGATTGCTGTCCAGATCGCGGCGGTCATCGCAAGGATATCCGGTGATCAGGTCGTAGCAGCACGAGGCGAACGCTTGCGCCGGCACACGAACCAACGCGGATTTGCAGATGTGCCCGCATCCCGGCGTCCATTCTTCTGTTCCGGGTGTCCGCATAACCGGTCGACAGCCGTGCCAGATGGCAGTCGAGCTCTCGCTGGGATTGGCTGCCACGGTTTAGCCGCGCGCAATCGCCCTGACACGTTCAGCTATTCCCAGATGGGCGGCGAGGGAATCCACTGGCTCGGCCTCGCTCCGTTCACCGACGAATCGCATGTGTTTTCGAATATGGGCGATGGCACGTATTTCCATTCAGGCCTGCTCGCAATCCGCCAGGCGGTCTCTGCTAAGCTGAACATCACCTACAAGCTGCTCTACAACAGTGCTGTCGCGATGACAGGCGGTCAAGCAGTCGATGGCGACCTTTCCCTCGAGCGGCTTCTGCGCCAGCTCCGGGCCGAGGGCGTCAGCACAATAATTTTGGTCACCGATGATCTGGCGTCCTATCGTGAGCATGCCGAGGTCCACTCCCTGGCGGGAGAGGTGGTGGATCGCGACGAACTTGATGCCGTACAGCTCAAATTGCGAGCCCAACCGGGTGTAAGCATCATCGTATATGACCAGATGTGTGCTACCGAGCGCCGGCGGAAACGCAAACGTGGCCAACTGAAGGAAACCAGCCGCCGCGTCTTCATCAATCAGCTGGTCTGCGAAGGCTGCGGCGATTGCTCGATCAAGTCAAACTGCCTATCCGTGGAGCCGGTCGACACTCCACTAGGTACGAAGCGAAGAATCAATCAATCGAGCTGCAACACCGATCTCAGTTGCATTCGAGGCTTCTGTCCCAGTTTCGTAACTGTCGAGGGTGCCCGTGTGAACCGCGGGCCAAAACCGCAGCTTACGATCGACCAACCATTGCTGCCCCTGGTGAGCGCTGCGCCGCCGCAACACAGCCGCATTCTTCTTGCCGGCGTAGGTGGGACCGGAATCGTGACGACGAGCGCGGTGCTGGCAATGGCCGGACACCTGGCAGGTCGAGGGGCCGCGGTGCTGGACCAGATCGGAATGGCTCAGAAGGGCGGGGCGGTTACAAGTCACGTTCATCTTGGCGGCCCCATTCATGCTTTGCGGATTCCAGCGGAGCACTGTGACCTTCTCCTGGCTTGCGACCAGATCGTCGGCAATGCATCGGACGTGATGGCATCTCTCAACCGAGGGCGGAGCCGCGTCCTCGCCAATGCTGACGTGTCCATCACTGGAGATTTCGTCACTAATCGTCAGGCCGTCGTGAATTCGAGTTTGCTGACGAGACGGCTGAGCACACAAGTTGAACCGGAACATTTCGCGGTGTTTCCCTTCACGGCTTTGGCACAATCTTTGTTCGGCGATTCGATCGCCGCCAATTTCATGATGATCGGGTGCGCTTATCAGAAAGGCTGGCTTGGCCTTAACCTTGAGGACCTCCACCAGGCGATCGAACTCAATGGCGCCGCCAAGGAGGCAAATCTCGCTGCGCTTGAGTGGGGGCGTCGGTTAGCTTCCGACCCTCAATTCGTCTTTGTTGCAGCAGGCCTGGCCGAAAAGACTGAGCAGCGCACCCCTGAGGCGGAGATCCAAGATCTTACGACATTTCTTCGCAACTATCAGAGCAATGACTACAGCCAGCGTTTCCTTGATGTCATCAACCACATCCGTGAGGCGGAGACTAAGGTTCATACTGGCCATTCGCTAACGCTGGCTGCTGCGCGATCCCTGTTCAAGCTGATGGCCTACAAGGATGAGTACGAGGTTGCCAGACTCTATACGAGCGGAGAGTTCGAGCGGGCAGTCCGATCTCAGTTTGATAGCTTCGCAAAGCTGTCAATCTATCTTGCACCGCCTTTTCTGTCTCGCCGCGACAAGACAACGGGAGAGCCGCGCAAGATCCGGTTCGGAGCTTGGATCTTGCCCGTCTTCAGAATCTTGGCGGCCTTGAAGATCTTGCGCGGAACACCCTTCGACGTCTTCGGAAGGAGCGCCGAGCGCCGCACCGAGCGTGCTCTGATCGCCGAATTCATCGATGCCTTGAACCGCTTACCCCGTCGATTGTCAGCGGCATCGCTTCCACAGGCTGTCGCCATTGCTGAGCTACCGCTCGAGGTGCGTGGCTTCGGCCACGTGAAGCAAAAGGCGATCGAATTGTTCCGGCGGCGCCTTGGGGAGGCGCTCGCAGGTTACGAAAATGCGGCGCCTCACTTGGACGCTAGCGCGCGCACTACGCTAAAGGCATGAAAACCGAGGTGACAAATGACGAAGCGTTTCCCTGACGATCCGATTTATCATGGCTTCGACGCTCCTGGCCGTGTAGAGGCACACGTGTTCGATCTTGACGTTGAAGGACGCATTCCAACCGATCTCGACGGCACCTTTTTCGTGTAGCTCCCGAACCACAATGGCCGCCGAGCTTGGCCGTGACATCTTTTTTAACGGCGATGGCATGGTTGGCGCCTTCCGTTTCAAGGATGGTCATGTCGACTTTACGTCGAAATATGTCCTGACCGACAAGTTCGTTGCGGAGCGGGCGGCGCGCCGCGCCCTCTACGGCGCCTACCGCAATCCGTTCACTGACGATCCATCGGTTGCCGGTACTATCCGAAGCACGGCCAATACCAACGTCGTCGTTCACCATGGGCTGTTGCTCGCGCTGAAGGAGGACGGACCGCCGGTCGCGATGCGGCCAGATACGCTTGAAACGATCGGTAACTACCGTTTTGACGGAAAGATGACCAGTCAGACATTTACGGCTCACCCCAAGATCGATCCGACCAATGGCGAGCTGATTGGCTTTGGTTATGCCGCCAAGGGTGTGACGACCACCGATATCGCCTATTACGTCATCGATCGCGGCGGACACGTGGTGCATGAAGCTTGGTTTAATGCGCCGCGGGCAGCGATGATACACGACTTCGCCGTGACGGAAAACTATGTCGTCTTTCCCGTGAGCTCGCTGACGTCGGACATCGAACGCCTGAAGCAGGGCGAACCGGCCTTTGCCTGGCAGCCGAATGTGGACCAAATCTATGGGGTTCTGCCCCGCCGCGGCAGCGGAAAAGATATTCGTTGGTTTACAGTGCCGACGAACGGCTTCCAGGGCCACACCATCAATGCATGGGACGAAGGACACAAAGTCTATCTCGACCTGCCCGTCGTCAATGACAACGTGTTCTGGTTCTTCCCAGAATATAGTGGGCACGTGCCTGATCCCCGGTCCCTGCGTCAAGCCATGACGAGATGGACATTTGATCTATCTAGCAACAGCCCCGTTCCTCAGGCCGAGATCTTTACCCAAACGATGGGCGAGTTCCCCCATGTGGACGAGCGTTACGCCACGCGGCCCTATCGTCATGCCTTTCTCGCCCTTATCGACCCCTTCGCTCCGTATGACGCGGATCGCTGTGGCCCGCCCTCGGTCAACGCTTTCCTCAACGGCCTCGCTCACCTGGATATAGCGACCGGAAAGAGCGAGCGCTGGCTACCCGGTCCCACCTCGTCTGTCCAAGAACCGGTGTTTGCTCCCCGATCCCCTAATGCGCCGGAGGGAGACGGCTACGTCATTGCGCTCGTCAACAGGCTCGACGAAAGGCGGAGCGGCCTCGTCATCTTGGACACTCAACATTTTGCAGATGGCCCGGTCGCAGTCGCTCACTTACCGCTGCGGCTACGCAACGGCTTGCACGGCAACTCGGTGCCTTCAAGCGAGCTCACTGCACCAAACTGACACGGCTCCACTACGGACAGCAACCAGCTGACCTCAGCCACAGGCAACCACAAGAGGATGTAACATCTCTTGTGGTGACCTGCCTGTGGCTGATTTCGCTCGTGAGGCGACCGTCGCGCCAGGGACGGCGATCTTGGACGGCCTTGCATGTTGCCGCTTCAGCATGACGGGCGTTTGATCATTCACGAACAAGCGCCCGCGCTCAACTCCAGACAAATGCTGCATGGCGCCATATGTAATAGTTGACATATCGTCGAGCCCTGATAACCTAGAACTATAAGTCAAAAGTGTCATATGAGGAATCTGTCCCCATGAGCGTCCAATCGCTACCCGCCGACCTGCACAAGGCAACCTCCGCGCTGCCTTCGCCGCGCGTTTCGGAGATCGTTCTGCAAACTGCACAGTACGAGCTGATGCGCGACTGGTACTCATCTGTGCTGG contains:
- the nhaA gene encoding Na+/H+ antiporter NhaA, with amino-acid sequence MNHDPKFGDLPTAQRLAEQAANTLNRFLHIEAVSGAVLLVAAAAALIWANSTAAPSYHLFWTLPVTIGLGEYVFSQSLHFWVNDALMTVFFLVVGMEIRREVHEGALSRFDQAVLPLIASAGGVLVPALIYLSLNNDAARGHGWAVPTATDIAFAVGVLALLGRRIPVNVRVFLLALAIIDDIIAILIIAVFYTETLQLGGLAIAAVGVLGVLGFQRMGIGAASPYVVPGLLVWVGLFVAGVHPTLAGVVLGLMTPARPIAMREPPLEVASQALGQLKTGDAMKTGDLHLLQQPLRDLRIAHREILPPASRVQMVLHPWVAYGVMPMFALANSGVSIKGADLPAAGLLVTMGTALALIVGKPLGIFGAAWIAVRSGFCCLAPGVSWGGVFLVGLLAGIGFTMSIFISMLAFSSEGFLRAAKLGVLLGSAIAVTLGLGWGAFYVRRS
- a CDS encoding PadR family transcriptional regulator; the encoded protein is MAKKKTTVKRKAPAATPPAIPTLGYVILTSLAHHPHTGYELTQLMGPPRNYMWEAKHSQVYPTLQLLAEHGYVTFEDIAQESKPDKKVYEVTERGLEALKEWARKGPTHVPVRDEFSVKMAALRLLPPSEAVAVLNRQIELVEGEIAAINLHLVDFVDRFRLPEPAQSNHRQFCLLSAIRLSRDLKLTAMEAYRKLAGELSRATEPAKASRAQSK
- a CDS encoding SDR family oxidoreductase, coding for MSLTGKTLFITGASRGIGLAIALRAAQDGANVAIAAKTVEAHRHLPGTIYSAAEAIERAGGRALPLAVDVRDESSVEAGVAQAAKTFGGIDICINNASAIHLAGTLQTDIRRFDLMAQVNARGTFITTKACLPHLMKAANPHVLMISPPLDMTPKWFAPHTAYTMAKFGMSMCVLGMSAEFADRGIAVNALWPRTAIATAAIQFALLGENGMRHCRKPESMADAAHAILSKPARAFTGNFLIDDTVLYDEGVREFTHYSVDPALPLMGDMFVPGDLPAPPGVQISSAIDTARS
- a CDS encoding indolepyruvate ferredoxin oxidoreductase family protein, whose product is MSNSSISLDDRYSKRGGTVLLGGVQALVRLMLLQAERDRMNGLSSAGFVSGYRGSPLGTLDAAFASAKRLTSDQKIVVQPAVNEELAATAVAGTQQIHQSPGARVDGVFALWYGKGPGLDRAADAIRHGNSQGSSPNGGGVVAVGDDHLAKSSTVACYSDETVASLLLPLLYPADPGEIVSYGLHGFAMSRLTGSWVALKVLTEVADSTRTVPAAELGNLPVRPDVTVPDIGLHNRWPDLPLDQERRQHEFRLPAALAYVRANGLDRVAVRPKDARVGFVAAGKSWNDLREALDLLGLHDSRLIELGLALYKPAMIWPLEPQGLTAFAEGLQELVIVEEKAPLIERQVKSILYGRSQAPSVWGKCGPEQHPMFSATGDLTPEQIAVQIAAVIARISGDQVVAARGERLRRHTNQRGFADVPASRRPFFCSGCPHNRSTAVPDGSRALAGIGCHGLAARNRPDTFSYSQMGGEGIHWLGLAPFTDESHVFSNMGDGTYFHSGLLAIRQAVSAKLNITYKLLYNSAVAMTGGQAVDGDLSLERLLRQLRAEGVSTIILVTDDLASYREHAEVHSLAGEVVDRDELDAVQLKLRAQPGVSIIVYDQMCATERRRKRKRGQLKETSRRVFINQLVCEGCGDCSIKSNCLSVEPVDTPLGTKRRINQSSCNTDLSCIRGFCPSFVTVEGARVNRGPKPQLTIDQPLLPLVSAAPPQHSRILLAGVGGTGIVTTSAVLAMAGHLAGRGAAVLDQIGMAQKGGAVTSHVHLGGPIHALRIPAEHCDLLLACDQIVGNASDVMASLNRGRSRVLANADVSITGDFVTNRQAVVNSSLLTRRLSTQVEPEHFAVFPFTALAQSLFGDSIAANFMMIGCAYQKGWLGLNLEDLHQAIELNGAAKEANLAALEWGRRLASDPQFVFVAAGLAEKTEQRTPEAEIQDLTTFLRNYQSNDYSQRFLDVINHIREAETKVHTGHSLTLAAARSLFKLMAYKDEYEVARLYTSGEFERAVRSQFDSFAKLSIYLAPPFLSRRDKTTGEPRKIRFGAWILPVFRILAALKILRGTPFDVFGRSAERRTERALIAEFIDALNRLPRRLSAASLPQAVAIAELPLEVRGFGHVKQKAIELFRRRLGEALAGYENAAPHLDASARTTLKA
- a CDS encoding carotenoid oxygenase family protein, which produces MAAELGRDIFFNGDGMVGAFRFKDGHVDFTSKYVLTDKFVAERAARRALYGAYRNPFTDDPSVAGTIRSTANTNVVVHHGLLLALKEDGPPVAMRPDTLETIGNYRFDGKMTSQTFTAHPKIDPTNGELIGFGYAAKGVTTTDIAYYVIDRGGHVVHEAWFNAPRAAMIHDFAVTENYVVFPVSSLTSDIERLKQGEPAFAWQPNVDQIYGVLPRRGSGKDIRWFTVPTNGFQGHTINAWDEGHKVYLDLPVVNDNVFWFFPEYSGHVPDPRSLRQAMTRWTFDLSSNSPVPQAEIFTQTMGEFPHVDERYATRPYRHAFLALIDPFAPYDADRCGPPSVNAFLNGLAHLDIATGKSERWLPGPTSSVQEPVFAPRSPNAPEGDGYVIALVNRLDERRSGLVILDTQHFADGPVAVAHLPLRLRNGLHGNSVPSSELTAPN
- a CDS encoding FAD-dependent oxidoreductase; protein product: METIDTPVLIVGGGPVGLSLAIDLGWRGVEALLIEQERPTARMVHPRMDNVGIRTMEFCRRWGIVEAIEMAGFPRDLPVSIVYATGVLGHELARDVYPDKAHAVPPPFSPQKHELCPQNFFDPVLQNAASSYSTNQLLYQHRLEEFEDKGDHVIAHVRPLLGGEPLCVRAQYLAACDGASSTVAQRLSLGPTNSKVLSCSTNIFVRCPALAQKTLAQRAYRYVLVGPEGVWGSFVNIDGRDTWRLQLLGDETWPNWSEAQINTFVRRGIGADVDYEVLSWLPWSRREITAPKFSSGRCFLVGDSAHQLSPTGGYGMNTGIAEAVDLSWKIAAVLEGWGGPTLLESYDTERRPIAMRNVSQASANLAAMRSVPPEPMLLDQGPAGETARRATGAYTQQAMQREWRSFGIHLGAVYRNSPIVVAESFERAEPDVANFVQVAEAGGRAPHVWLSPGHSTLDLFGRGFVLLEFASEVGAAVGGLTRAAHAVGLPIRHQLIPEPNTIAVYGRRYALVRPDGHISWIGDAIPEEPARLIDRIRGAGGVQGTSALRTLPLSMGSVAS